A single region of the Gracilibacillus caseinilyticus genome encodes:
- a CDS encoding DUF1961 family protein has translation MFKVEEIIYENSLIGEAAVEDWITEGQVKKTTWNDKLLLENTLDPDKHGDHAHWLLWCPVEFPDRIMIEWDFYPLEEPGLCMLFFAAKGREDKDLFDPSLPKRTGYYPDYHSGAINTLHLSYFRHKHAEERAFRTCNLRKSHGFHLVTQAADPLPPVDDAISPYHMKLIKYNEYVFFYINDLLVLEWEDDGSTYGPVYQGGKIGFRQMAPMKAAYANLSVKKVRMVTE, from the coding sequence ATGTTTAAAGTAGAAGAAATAATTTATGAAAATAGTCTGATAGGGGAAGCTGCAGTAGAAGATTGGATAACAGAAGGTCAAGTAAAAAAGACGACATGGAACGATAAACTATTGCTGGAGAATACGTTGGATCCCGATAAACATGGTGATCATGCTCACTGGCTACTGTGGTGCCCTGTTGAGTTTCCTGATCGAATTATGATTGAATGGGATTTTTACCCATTAGAAGAACCTGGTCTGTGTATGTTGTTTTTTGCAGCAAAAGGGAGAGAGGATAAAGATTTGTTCGATCCATCCCTTCCAAAGCGAACTGGCTATTATCCTGATTATCATTCTGGAGCGATCAACACGTTACATTTATCCTATTTTCGACATAAGCATGCAGAAGAAAGAGCCTTTCGCACATGTAATTTACGGAAAAGTCATGGATTTCATTTAGTCACGCAAGCGGCTGATCCATTGCCACCAGTAGATGATGCTATCTCTCCTTATCATATGAAACTCATTAAATATAACGAGTATGTCTTCTTTTATATTAATGATTTGCTTGTATTAGAGTGGGAGGATGATGGATCAACTTATGGTCCCGTTTATCAAGGTGGAAAAATCGGATTTCGTCAAATGGCTCCGATGAAAGCAGCTTATGCGAATTTATCAGTGAAAAAAGTACGAATGGTAACAGAATAG
- a CDS encoding YesL family protein, translating into MLGNGFISKFYFFGETVLLLLYVNFLWVCFTLAGAVVFGFGPSTVAMFTIFRRWSQGEEDIPAFKVFWRTYKKEFIRANGLGILILLFAYMLYINFHFLQLDNAALQQVMEKVLIFVSIVLGIMVIYIFPMYVHYDNKLYNYVKNAILITVYSPIRTIYLVSACLTLYYLFFKLPVFLFFFGGSLSSLVIMWIAHRTFLRLEIKQEQLQETEAL; encoded by the coding sequence ATGTTGGGGAATGGCTTTATCAGCAAATTTTATTTTTTCGGAGAAACTGTACTGCTTCTGTTATATGTGAATTTTTTGTGGGTGTGCTTTACATTAGCTGGTGCTGTGGTATTCGGTTTTGGACCAAGTACGGTTGCCATGTTCACCATTTTTAGAAGATGGTCGCAAGGGGAAGAAGATATTCCTGCATTTAAAGTATTTTGGCGGACTTACAAAAAAGAATTTATTCGCGCAAACGGATTAGGAATACTTATTTTGCTGTTTGCTTACATGCTATATATTAATTTTCATTTTTTACAGCTGGATAATGCAGCGCTGCAACAAGTAATGGAGAAAGTATTGATCTTTGTATCTATTGTACTAGGGATAATGGTGATTTATATTTTTCCAATGTATGTACATTACGACAACAAATTATATAATTACGTAAAAAATGCGATCCTGATAACGGTCTATTCCCCTATCCGAACGATTTATCTCGTCTCAGCATGTTTAACTTTATACTATTTATTTTTTAAATTACCGGTATTTCTCTTCTTCTTCGGAGGGAGTTTATCTAGTTTAGTCATCATGTGGATTGCTCATCGAACTTTTTTGCGATTGGAAATAAAACAAGAGCAGCTTCAGGAAACAGAAGCTTTATAA